A window of the Dyadobacter pollutisoli genome harbors these coding sequences:
- a CDS encoding NAD-dependent epimerase/dehydratase family protein, translated as MNKTKVVVLGASGFVGQSFVRSFSLDPSIDLSITSRNLSTGALFFDILQPETWSALLEIKPDIVIDASGYGIVKNQTDLHMLYRVNYLDKRDLIDYLFKYLPELFWVQIGTAFEYSLENEALDEDSPCFPRTHYGISKLLFSNYLQMVVKRQFTILRPFGMFGAGEDISKLFPLLIEAQKSRKEIELSDGLQKRDYFYVNDLADFVLDLVRHKTIFKLEKEIINVGTGEARSIRELSQIISEKIEGFDHALWNWGAIPQRQGENQIFYNASVKAKRLGFISTNLDEAFQNTVNYYHNL; from the coding sequence ATGAATAAAACGAAGGTCGTTGTATTGGGTGCCAGTGGCTTTGTAGGCCAAAGTTTTGTCCGCAGTTTCAGTTTAGATCCGTCTATCGACTTATCTATAACTTCGCGGAATTTAAGTACAGGAGCACTTTTTTTTGATATCCTGCAACCTGAAACCTGGTCGGCATTATTGGAAATTAAACCAGATATTGTAATTGATGCCAGTGGTTACGGGATCGTAAAGAACCAGACAGATCTGCACATGCTATATCGGGTTAATTACCTTGACAAGCGAGACCTGATCGACTATCTTTTCAAATACCTGCCCGAATTGTTCTGGGTACAAATCGGCACCGCTTTTGAATACAGCCTTGAAAACGAAGCATTAGACGAAGATAGTCCGTGTTTCCCCAGGACGCACTATGGGATATCAAAGTTACTCTTCTCGAATTATCTTCAAATGGTTGTAAAACGGCAGTTTACTATTTTGAGACCTTTTGGTATGTTTGGAGCGGGAGAAGACATTTCTAAACTCTTTCCTTTGTTAATTGAAGCTCAGAAAAGCAGAAAGGAGATCGAACTGTCAGATGGCCTGCAGAAGAGAGATTACTTTTATGTGAATGATCTGGCCGATTTTGTTCTTGATCTGGTCAGACACAAAACAATATTCAAGTTAGAAAAAGAAATAATCAATGTAGGGACCGGAGAGGCCCGATCCATTCGCGAACTGAGCCAAATTATATCTGAAAAAATTGAGGGATTCGATCATGCTCTATGGAACTGGGGAGCGATTCCGCAACGGCAGGGCGAAAATCAAATTTTTTACAATGCCTCCGTCAAAGCAAAGAGACTTGGATTTATTAGTACCAACTTAGATGAGGCTTTTCAAAACACTGTTAATTACTATCACAACCTGTAA
- the rfbG gene encoding CDP-glucose 4,6-dehydratase codes for MMNYQHLTQYYKGKRIFLTGHTGFKGSWLLYWLHLLGAEVKGYSLAPENEFDLFHSIQGSRLCDSVIADIRDRDRLIREIQAFSPDFIFHLAAQPLVRLSYEIPSETFAINAIGTAHVLDAARLLKKPCNVILITTDKVYENKEWHYPYRENDRLGGYDPYSASKACAELVIGSYRNSFFNPAEYVKHKKAVASARAGNVIGGGDWAKDRIVPDIVRALSAGKAVSVRNPSAIRPWQHVLEPLGGYLHLGSKMVDDPELFSDSWNFGPQPEDNLTVEDLVAIALKTWGSGNYYKPESTEEPHEAGLLKLDINKTVNVLNWRPKYNAQISIAKTLEWYKKNQLSVSGKELVEQQITTFINE; via the coding sequence ATGATGAATTATCAACACTTAACACAATACTATAAAGGTAAGCGGATTTTTCTGACAGGGCACACCGGATTTAAAGGGTCGTGGCTGCTTTATTGGCTTCACCTGCTGGGTGCCGAGGTAAAAGGTTACTCTTTAGCTCCTGAAAATGAATTTGACCTTTTTCATTCTATTCAAGGTAGTCGGCTCTGCGACTCCGTCATTGCCGATATCCGCGACAGAGATCGACTAATCAGAGAAATACAGGCATTCTCCCCTGATTTCATATTTCATCTAGCCGCTCAACCCCTGGTTCGCCTTTCCTACGAAATTCCTTCTGAAACATTTGCCATAAATGCAATCGGGACGGCTCATGTACTCGATGCCGCACGTTTGCTGAAAAAACCCTGCAATGTCATTCTGATCACTACTGATAAAGTTTATGAAAATAAGGAGTGGCACTATCCGTATCGTGAAAACGATCGCCTTGGTGGTTACGATCCTTATAGTGCCAGTAAAGCATGTGCAGAACTGGTTATTGGCTCTTACCGAAATTCCTTTTTCAACCCCGCCGAATATGTAAAACATAAAAAGGCCGTTGCGAGCGCTCGTGCTGGTAATGTGATCGGTGGAGGGGATTGGGCGAAAGACAGGATCGTTCCGGACATTGTACGTGCTTTAAGTGCAGGAAAAGCCGTTTCTGTGCGTAATCCTAGTGCGATTCGACCTTGGCAGCATGTACTGGAACCTCTTGGAGGGTATTTGCATCTCGGTAGTAAAATGGTTGATGATCCTGAATTATTCTCAGACAGCTGGAATTTTGGCCCCCAACCCGAAGACAATCTGACTGTCGAGGATCTCGTAGCCATTGCCTTGAAAACCTGGGGCTCGGGAAATTATTATAAGCCTGAGTCGACTGAAGAACCTCACGAAGCTGGTCTGTTAAAGCTCGATATCAACAAGACTGTTAATGTGCTAAACTGGCGACCGAAATACAACGCGCAAATTTCCATTGCAAAAACTTTGGAATGGTATAAAAAGAACCAACTCAGTGTTTCCGGAAAAGAACTCGTCGAACAGCAAATAACGACCTTTATCAATGAATAA
- the rfbF gene encoding glucose-1-phosphate cytidylyltransferase: protein MKVVLLAGGLGTRLSEETVLRPKPMVEIGGSPILWHIMKIYASHGFNEFVICLGYKGYVIKEYFANYFLHQSDVTFDMKENKMEIHNSQAEPWKVTLVDTGFDTMTGGRVKRVQKYLNNEPFLLTYGDGVGSINIREVVDFHRQNNKFLTVTAVQPSGRFGALNISDNNSVLSFMEKPKGDGAWINGGFFVCQPQILDYISDDSTIFEKEPLENIAADGQMIAYKHSGFWKPMDTLRDKQELENLWDSGEAPWKNW from the coding sequence ATGAAAGTTGTCTTACTCGCTGGAGGCCTGGGTACACGCCTGTCTGAGGAAACGGTATTACGCCCTAAACCAATGGTTGAAATTGGTGGAAGCCCCATTCTATGGCATATCATGAAAATATATGCATCTCATGGCTTCAATGAATTTGTTATTTGCCTCGGCTATAAAGGCTACGTAATCAAAGAATACTTTGCCAATTATTTCCTTCATCAGTCGGACGTAACGTTTGACATGAAGGAAAACAAAATGGAAATTCATAACTCGCAGGCTGAGCCCTGGAAAGTCACTTTGGTCGATACCGGTTTTGATACCATGACCGGTGGTAGAGTAAAAAGGGTCCAGAAATACCTTAACAACGAACCTTTCCTTCTTACGTATGGCGATGGTGTTGGTAGCATTAACATTAGGGAAGTCGTAGATTTCCATCGTCAGAACAACAAATTTCTCACCGTAACTGCTGTACAGCCATCGGGCCGCTTCGGTGCCCTCAATATTTCTGATAATAATAGTGTATTATCGTTTATGGAAAAACCAAAAGGAGACGGTGCCTGGATAAACGGGGGGTTTTTCGTGTGCCAACCGCAGATTTTGGATTACATTTCAGATGATAGCACTATTTTTGAGAAAGAGCCTCTGGAAAATATTGCTGCAGACGGGCAAATGATTGCCTATAAACACAGTGGTTTTTGGAAACCCATGGATACGCTACGGGACAAACAAGAACTTGAAAATTTGTGGGATTCTGGGGAGGCTCCCTGGAAAAACTGGTAA
- a CDS encoding lipopolysaccharide biosynthesis protein, with product MNIRKQDALEISIGDLINFIKKYIIFLMLTGLSFAIIGILYSFSLTRLFTAQTVLLPEYNMSSGNSFFSMAVGAEKGGAEKLVPDLYPNILKSTPFGQYLLKQPVTDESGKRYPHLEEYLGRSKQVSLLSRVLSVFKTDSPQSAKGPTLLPSPNILMISREEQGKISSVIGLINITVDDKNGIITLECEMSDPVVAAILVEASKKYLIDYVEEYRTSKTTDQVTFLQERVRESKSRQQIAEYALQSYRDRNRSSFLNVARIEEQRLQADYTLAQSVYSDLVVKLEQAKIKVKEEKPVFKTLEPVQVPTSKSSPKRPLTAITFAVVGTFMALLYIVFFKEKYHLKL from the coding sequence ATGAATATAAGAAAACAAGATGCTCTTGAAATCAGCATAGGGGACTTAATTAATTTTATTAAAAAGTATATTATTTTCTTAATGCTGACTGGTCTCAGTTTTGCGATCATTGGTATTTTATATAGCTTTTCGCTTACCAGACTATTTACAGCCCAAACTGTCTTATTACCGGAATACAATATGTCAAGCGGCAATTCATTTTTTAGTATGGCTGTCGGCGCCGAAAAGGGAGGGGCCGAAAAATTAGTTCCCGACCTGTATCCTAATATCCTTAAAAGTACACCTTTTGGCCAGTATTTACTTAAGCAACCTGTTACAGATGAATCTGGCAAAAGATACCCTCATCTTGAAGAATATCTTGGCAGATCCAAGCAGGTAAGCTTACTTTCCCGTGTCTTATCCGTATTTAAAACGGATTCACCTCAATCTGCCAAGGGTCCTACTCTGCTTCCTTCTCCAAACATTCTAATGATAAGCAGGGAAGAGCAAGGAAAAATATCCAGCGTAATCGGACTCATTAACATAACGGTGGATGACAAAAATGGAATTATTACATTAGAATGTGAAATGTCCGATCCGGTGGTTGCCGCCATTCTGGTGGAGGCGAGTAAGAAGTATTTGATCGATTATGTTGAAGAATACCGTACTTCCAAAACTACGGACCAAGTTACTTTTCTCCAGGAAAGAGTTCGTGAGTCGAAAAGTAGACAACAGATAGCAGAGTACGCGCTTCAAAGTTACCGCGATAGAAATCGTAGCTCGTTTCTTAATGTTGCACGTATTGAAGAACAGCGCCTACAAGCTGATTATACATTGGCCCAGTCCGTTTATTCTGATCTGGTCGTTAAACTGGAGCAGGCAAAAATTAAGGTAAAAGAAGAAAAACCAGTTTTCAAAACGTTAGAACCCGTGCAGGTTCCGACTAGCAAGAGTAGCCCAAAGCGACCTCTTACTGCCATTACTTTCGCCGTTGTCGGGACCTTTATGGCGTTACTTTACATTGTCTTCTTTAAAGAAAAGTACCATTTGAAGTTATAA
- a CDS encoding polysaccharide biosynthesis/export family protein, protein MIVSFPVLAQNPAPQTAPTQPASQPQVPASQISNQQAVEFYNQAKGAGMSDMDIERAALQKGYTLDDISSIRRRLQQQTLKDNTQKDPNRDKVDDTREQEDRDELDEETNNERDSTALIRSRQGRLNRTFGSSFFGRSTVTFEPNLRIPTPKNYVLGPDDELVVDIYGNAVDNFRMKISPEGTVKMLNLAPVYVNGLTIEQASERIINRLRQAYSTLNRPGSGTYSSITLGNVRSIRVMVIGEAINPGSYTVSSLSTAFNALYVSGGPGRNGSYRNIEVVRNNKIIRKIDLYRFLIDGDLNDNISLQDQDIILIRPYDTRIEIDGELKKTGVFEAKPGETLKDILKYTGGFTPDAFTQLIQYQRNTGNNFVIGSIDSSQVNSFVPKNGDIYTVKKILDIVANQVEVRGAVTRPGLYPLDERTKTVKELINIAQGIGQRAFLNRALLERSSGDTQTGLVAIDLRKLLNNEIPDITLLPGDILTIKSVEDLKEFTYLSIDGSVINPGSYYYYKDITIADLIFQAGGYTEGGVPYRIEVSRRVKNDTTGLPDSQNVRIFTLNVSDNLILNEDDQKFKLSPYDIVLVRKSPRYEVQKTVTIAGEVIYPGTYTIVNNFERISDLFPKVGGLKKEAYIEGARFYRNRELVALDLKAIVNKPNIPANLLLADGDTLYVPKKSEMIRIQGGVYNPSVMNFDKNFEFREYISQAGGFTERARKSRTFVSYPNGRTHRTTRFLFFRSYPNVEPGSVITVPMKEPRNEQPMSRGERIALISLLSTLAITLIRIL, encoded by the coding sequence ATGATTGTTAGTTTTCCAGTCCTTGCACAAAACCCGGCCCCCCAAACGGCTCCAACACAGCCAGCTTCACAACCTCAGGTCCCTGCATCCCAGATCTCAAACCAGCAGGCGGTAGAATTTTACAATCAAGCCAAAGGTGCAGGGATGTCCGATATGGACATTGAAAGGGCCGCTCTTCAGAAAGGCTATACGCTTGACGATATTTCTTCGATACGCCGACGCCTGCAGCAACAAACCTTAAAGGATAATACACAAAAAGACCCCAATCGGGACAAGGTTGATGATACCCGTGAACAGGAAGATCGGGATGAATTGGACGAAGAAACAAACAACGAGAGAGATTCCACGGCATTAATCAGATCACGTCAGGGAAGGCTTAACAGAACCTTCGGATCTTCATTTTTTGGAAGGTCAACGGTCACTTTTGAGCCGAACCTAAGAATTCCCACTCCAAAAAACTACGTATTAGGACCCGATGATGAGCTGGTTGTAGATATTTACGGTAATGCAGTAGACAATTTTCGTATGAAGATCAGTCCGGAAGGAACCGTTAAAATGCTAAACCTTGCACCAGTATATGTCAATGGTCTTACCATTGAGCAAGCAAGCGAACGTATTATTAACAGGCTACGCCAAGCATACTCTACGCTCAACAGGCCGGGATCAGGAACGTATTCCAGCATCACACTTGGCAATGTAAGAAGCATCCGGGTTATGGTCATCGGAGAAGCAATTAACCCCGGTAGCTATACAGTATCATCACTTTCTACTGCCTTTAATGCGCTTTATGTATCGGGCGGTCCTGGTCGCAATGGCTCTTACCGGAATATTGAAGTAGTTAGAAACAACAAGATCATACGTAAAATTGACCTTTACCGCTTCCTGATTGATGGTGATTTGAATGACAACATTTCATTACAGGATCAGGACATCATTTTAATACGGCCATACGATACCAGAATTGAAATTGATGGCGAATTAAAAAAAACAGGTGTGTTTGAAGCTAAGCCCGGCGAAACGTTAAAAGATATTTTGAAGTACACCGGTGGTTTTACCCCTGATGCTTTTACACAACTTATTCAATATCAGCGAAACACAGGCAATAACTTTGTAATAGGCAGTATTGATTCAAGTCAGGTCAATTCCTTTGTTCCGAAAAATGGGGATATATATACCGTTAAGAAAATACTTGATATTGTGGCAAATCAGGTAGAAGTACGAGGTGCTGTGACCAGACCGGGACTATACCCGCTTGACGAGCGTACCAAAACCGTAAAGGAACTAATCAACATTGCACAGGGAATTGGCCAGAGAGCTTTTTTGAACAGAGCATTACTGGAAAGGTCCAGCGGGGACACCCAGACAGGTCTGGTTGCAATTGACCTGAGAAAACTCCTGAATAACGAGATCCCCGACATCACATTGCTACCTGGCGACATTCTGACCATCAAATCGGTTGAAGATCTGAAAGAATTCACCTATTTGTCAATCGATGGCTCTGTAATCAATCCGGGCTCTTACTATTACTATAAAGATATTACGATTGCCGACCTTATCTTTCAAGCCGGTGGCTATACAGAAGGTGGTGTACCCTATCGCATTGAAGTCTCACGTCGTGTAAAAAATGATACAACCGGATTACCCGATAGTCAAAACGTCCGTATTTTTACGCTTAATGTTAGTGATAATCTGATATTGAATGAGGACGATCAGAAGTTCAAACTTTCTCCCTATGACATTGTTCTCGTGCGGAAGTCGCCGCGATATGAAGTGCAGAAGACGGTTACCATCGCAGGAGAAGTTATCTATCCGGGAACTTATACGATTGTTAATAACTTCGAACGAATCTCAGACCTATTCCCCAAGGTAGGCGGATTGAAAAAGGAAGCCTACATAGAAGGGGCGCGATTTTACCGAAACAGAGAATTGGTTGCACTTGATTTGAAAGCCATCGTCAATAAACCGAATATACCTGCAAATTTGCTTCTTGCAGATGGTGATACACTTTACGTTCCAAAAAAATCGGAAATGATCAGGATTCAAGGTGGTGTATATAACCCATCTGTGATGAATTTTGACAAGAACTTTGAATTCAGAGAATACATATCTCAGGCTGGTGGATTCACGGAAAGAGCTCGAAAGAGCCGGACATTTGTATCCTATCCAAACGGCAGAACTCATAGGACGACCCGTTTTCTCTTTTTCCGCTCTTACCCGAATGTCGAACCTGGATCAGTCATCACCGTTCCGATGAAAGAACCTCGAAATGAGCAACCGATGTCGCGGGGTGAAAGAATCGCCTTAATATCCTTACTCTCAACTTTAGCGATCACGCTAATACGTATCCTATAA
- the aspS gene encoding aspartate--tRNA ligase, whose protein sequence is MLRTHTCGELSLEHVNQDVVLCGWVQRVRDKGGMIWLDLRDRYGLTQLLFEEGKTPAAVLETARSLGREFVISAKGEVIERLSKNDKIATGHIEIRVSELSILNPAKLPPFLIEDETDGGDDIRMKYRYLDLRRNSVRKNLQLRHQVARHTRAYLDDLNFIEVETPVLIKSTPEGARDFVVPSRMNPGEFYALPQSPQTFKQLLMVAGFDRYYQIVKCFRDEDLRADRQPEFTQIDCEMSFVTQEDILNTFEGLIRNLFSKVKGFDLPEVPRMTYADAMRLYGSDKPDIRFEMQFTELKGEAVDLTSGKGFGLFDDAGLVVGICAPDCAVYTRKQIDELTDWIKRPQIGAKGLIYVRYNTDGSIKSSVDKFYSEEDIKKWVEAFNAKPGDLLLILSGQGDKTRKQLNELRLEMGSRLGLRNPEEYRALWVLDFPLLEFGETENRWFAMHHPFTSPKPEDIDLLDTNLGLVRANAYDMVINGVEVGGGSVRIFEKDLQKKMFEILGFSQEEAQEQFGFLMNAFEFGAPPHAGIAFGFDRLCSIFGGADSIRDFIAFPKNNSGRDVMIDSPSVIADSQLKELAIKVE, encoded by the coding sequence ATGTTACGTACACATACCTGTGGGGAGTTAAGCTTAGAACATGTAAATCAAGACGTTGTATTGTGTGGTTGGGTTCAGCGCGTTCGCGATAAAGGCGGAATGATCTGGCTCGATTTGCGCGACCGTTATGGCTTAACACAGCTCCTTTTCGAAGAAGGAAAAACGCCCGCAGCTGTATTGGAAACTGCCCGCTCGCTGGGCCGCGAATTCGTGATTTCAGCCAAAGGCGAAGTCATCGAACGCCTTTCCAAAAACGATAAAATAGCAACCGGCCATATCGAGATACGCGTTTCAGAGCTCTCCATTCTGAACCCTGCAAAACTGCCTCCTTTTCTGATTGAAGATGAGACTGACGGGGGCGACGACATTAGGATGAAGTATCGCTATCTGGACCTACGCAGAAATTCTGTTCGTAAAAACCTGCAACTCCGTCACCAGGTTGCACGTCATACCCGCGCATACCTCGATGATCTTAATTTTATTGAGGTTGAAACCCCGGTACTGATCAAGTCAACACCAGAGGGTGCCCGCGACTTTGTCGTGCCAAGCCGGATGAACCCGGGAGAATTTTATGCGCTTCCGCAATCACCGCAGACTTTTAAACAACTATTGATGGTAGCCGGTTTTGACCGTTACTATCAGATTGTGAAGTGCTTCCGCGACGAAGATTTGCGCGCTGACCGTCAGCCTGAGTTCACTCAGATTGACTGCGAAATGTCATTTGTGACCCAGGAAGACATTCTGAATACGTTTGAAGGTTTGATCAGAAATCTGTTCAGCAAAGTAAAAGGATTTGATCTCCCGGAAGTACCGCGTATGACATATGCTGACGCTATGCGCCTTTACGGTTCAGATAAACCCGATATCAGGTTTGAAATGCAGTTCACCGAGCTGAAAGGAGAAGCGGTTGACCTTACGTCAGGTAAAGGGTTTGGTCTTTTTGACGACGCCGGACTGGTAGTGGGTATATGCGCGCCAGACTGCGCGGTATACACCCGTAAGCAGATCGATGAATTAACTGACTGGATCAAACGCCCACAAATTGGTGCGAAAGGCCTGATCTACGTGAGATACAATACCGATGGATCAATCAAATCGTCCGTTGATAAGTTTTACTCAGAAGAGGATATTAAAAAATGGGTTGAAGCGTTCAATGCTAAGCCAGGTGATCTTTTATTGATCCTTTCCGGGCAGGGAGATAAAACCCGCAAGCAATTGAATGAGCTGAGATTGGAAATGGGTTCAAGGCTTGGATTGAGAAATCCGGAGGAATACAGGGCTCTTTGGGTTCTGGATTTCCCTCTGCTCGAATTTGGCGAGACTGAAAACCGCTGGTTTGCAATGCACCATCCTTTCACCAGCCCAAAACCGGAAGATATTGATCTCCTGGACACAAACCTGGGCCTTGTGAGAGCCAATGCATATGATATGGTTATTAACGGCGTTGAAGTTGGTGGAGGTTCCGTCAGAATATTCGAAAAAGATCTTCAAAAGAAGATGTTTGAAATTTTAGGATTTTCTCAGGAAGAAGCTCAGGAACAGTTCGGTTTCCTGATGAATGCATTTGAATTCGGTGCGCCACCACACGCAGGAATCGCCTTCGGATTCGATAGGTTGTGCTCGATTTTTGGAGGTGCAGATTCGATCCGTGACTTCATTGCCTTCCCTAAAAATAATTCAGGAAGGGACGTAATGATCGATTCGCCATCAGTAATAGCAGACAGCCAGCTGAAAGAGCTAGCAATAAAAGTGGAATAA
- a CDS encoding PE-PGRS family protein translates to MKLYKRRGGQFGILLSTLIFCVTCSCDPDPAPDPGSSDQFETTPEKVAITPGIIDEASGLVPSYSMSGSLWTNQDSGRPNSLYLISKDGKSIKEFNVPGTINRDWEDVAIGPGPTNGVNYLYIGDIGNNNSPIASTSTIYRVPEISDINGAFNQSNVEKITFSYPDGPRDAESLLLDPVSKDIFIISKESQNTGIYRLAFPQSLNETITAEKIGTVPAATIVTAGSVSKDGSEIVLRTYLAAYYWKRAQGESIGQTLMKAATKQLLVALEPQGEGICFAADGSGFYTLSERSNSASVTLNYYKRK, encoded by the coding sequence ATGAAATTATATAAAAGGCGGGGCGGACAGTTTGGTATTCTTCTTTCTACGCTTATTTTTTGTGTTACCTGCTCCTGTGATCCTGATCCCGCACCTGACCCAGGCAGTTCCGATCAGTTTGAAACTACTCCTGAAAAAGTTGCCATTACTCCGGGTATTATTGATGAAGCCTCTGGCCTGGTTCCGAGTTATAGCATGAGCGGCTCATTGTGGACCAACCAGGATTCCGGGCGACCCAATTCTCTTTATCTTATAAGTAAAGACGGAAAATCGATTAAGGAATTCAATGTGCCTGGGACGATAAACCGTGACTGGGAGGATGTAGCCATTGGCCCGGGACCGACCAATGGTGTGAACTACCTTTACATCGGAGATATAGGGAACAACAATTCACCCATTGCCTCTACCAGTACCATTTACCGTGTTCCGGAAATCAGTGATATCAATGGCGCTTTTAACCAAAGTAATGTTGAAAAAATAACTTTCAGCTATCCCGACGGCCCCAGGGACGCAGAATCATTGTTGTTAGACCCGGTTTCCAAAGACATTTTTATCATTTCAAAAGAATCTCAGAATACCGGGATTTACCGTCTGGCTTTTCCTCAATCTTTAAACGAAACCATTACTGCGGAGAAAATAGGCACCGTTCCAGCTGCGACTATTGTTACGGCGGGTAGTGTATCCAAAGACGGAAGTGAAATAGTACTCCGCACATACCTCGCGGCTTATTACTGGAAGCGTGCACAGGGAGAATCCATTGGGCAGACATTAATGAAAGCGGCTACCAAACAACTGCTCGTGGCGCTTGAACCGCAAGGGGAGGGAATTTGCTTTGCTGCTGACGGAAGTGGCTTTTATACATTAAGTGAAAGGTCTAACTCCGCGTCGGTGACCCTTAATTATTACAAAAGAAAATAA